The nucleotide sequence CACCGTGATGCCCGAATTGAAGCCATAGCGCAGCACCACGTTGCCGAACACCATGACGACCATCGCCACCATGCATGCGACCACGAGGAATTCCAGCACCCGGAAGAATCCGTCGATCAACCTCTTCATTCGATGTCTCCTGTTGCCCTTGTGTTGTTGTTCGCTTGTTCCGTCGTTGCGCGGCTGCGCGCGGCCTCCTGCCGCCTCGTCGCCTTCGCCTGCTAGAGCGCGAAGGCCTTGAGCTGGGTCGCGGGCCGGCTGATGCGCGGGATCTTGCGGCGCGAGGCCAGCACGGTCTCGATGTCCTGGCGCGCGCCGTCGATCAGCACCAGCACCGCCTTCTCGGCGCGTGCCGGGTTGCGCGCGATCACCGCGTCGAGCACCGCGCGGTGCAGCGGCAGCGAGCTCGCGGGACCGTTCTTGCGCGTGGTCGATATCTCGAAGCTGGTGCGCAGCAGCGCGCCCAGCGCGCGGCTCATCTGCACCAGCATGCGGTTGTGGCTGGAGCGGATCAGCCCCTGGTGGAAGCGCAGGTCGGGCGTGATGTAGTCGCCGCCGAACTCGATGGCCTGCTTCATGCCGGCGTAGGCCTCCTCCATGTCGGCGATGTCCTCGGGCGTGGCGCGCGAGGCGGCCAGCGCCACCGCGGCCGGCTCGACCACGCGGCGCAGGTCCTGCAAATCGCGCAGGAACTCGATCGACAGGCCGGCCTGCGTCTGCCACACGATGACGTCGGCATCGAACCAGTTCCACTGGTCGGGCGGCTGCACGCGCGTGCCCACCTTGGGGCCGGTGGTGACCAGGCCCTTGGCGATCAGCGACTTGATGGATTCGCGCACCACGGTGCGGCTCACGCCGAGCTCCTCGCACAGGATCGGCTCGGGCGGGATCGCGGCGCCGGGCGCGTAGCGGCCCGCGACGATGTCGCTGCCGAGCCGATCGACCGTGTTGCCGTGGACGTTCTTGATCATGCGAAGCCGTTGGTTGTGCGACGCGGCCAAGGCCGCCCGGCGCGCCCCGCTCGCTCGGAAACCCTGAGCGCCCCGCCAGGACAGCGCGCTTATCATATGATGATTGAAAATGCGGTTCGGCAGGACAAACCCTGACCCCGCGGCGCCTTCCCGCAACCGGAGACATCCTCGATGAGCACCCCTCCCAAGAAGAAGAATCCCGAAGAGCTGCGCAGCCAGCAGTGGTTCGGACGACACGACCGCGACGGCTTCATCTACCGAAGCTGGATGAAGGGCAAGGGCGTGCCGCACGACCAGTTCGACGGCCGCCCGGTCATCGGCATCTGCAACACCTTCAGCGAACTCACGCCCTGCAACTCGCACTTCCGCACGCTCGCGGAGCAGGTGAAGATCGGCGTCTACGAAGCCGGCGGCTTTCCACTCGAGTTCCCGGTGATGTCGCTCGGCGAGACCCTGCTGCGCCCCACCGCCATGCTCTATCGCAACCTCGCGAGCATGGACGTGGAGGAAAGCATCCGCGGCAATCCGCTCGACGGCGTGGTGCTGCTCATGGGCTGCGACAAGACCACGCCCGCGCTGATGATGGGCGCGGCCAGCGTCGACCTGCCGACCATCGGCGTGTCGGGCGGCCCGATGCTGTCGGGCAAGTGGCGCGGCCAGGAGCTGGGCTCGGGCACCGGCGTGTGGCAGATGAGCGAGCAGGTGCGCGCCGGCACGCTCAAGCTGCAGGACTTCTTCGAGGCCGAGAGCTGCATGCACCGCAGCCACGGCCACTGCATGACGATGGGCACCGCGAGCACCATGGCCAGCATGGTCGAGTCGCTGGGCATCGGCCTGCCGGGCAACGCGGCCTTCCCGGCCGTCGACGGCCGCCGCAACGTGCTCGCGCGCGAAGCGGGCCGGCGCATCGTCGGCATGGTCCACGAGGACCTGAACATGTCGAAGATCCTCACGCGCCAGGCGATCGAGAACGCGATCAAGGTCAACGCCGCGATCGGCGGCTCGACCAATTTCGTGATCCACCTGCTGGCGATCGCCGGGCGCATCGGCGTCGAGCTCACGCTCGACGACTTCGACCGCCTGGCCTCCGAGCTGCCCTGCATCCTGAACCTGCAGCCCTCGGGCCAGTTCCTGATGGAGGACTTCTGCTATGCCGGCGGCCTGCCGGTGGTGATCAAGGAGATCGCCGACCACCTGCACAAGGACATCCTCACCGTCACCGGACAGAGCGTGTGGGAGAACGTGAAGCACGCCGAGAACTACAACCCGCAGGTGATCCGCACCCAGGCCGAGCCGTTCAAGGACAAGGCCGGCATCTGCGTGCTGCGCGGCAACCTCGCGCCCAACGGCGCGATCATCAAGCCCAGCGCGGCCACGCCCGAGCTGCTGGTGCACAAGGGCCGCGCGGTGGTGTTCGAGAGCGCCGACGACCTGCACCGCCGCATCGACGACGAGAACCTCGACATCGACGAGCACTGCGTGATGGTGCTCAAGAACTGCGGCCCCAAGGGCTATCCCGGCATGGCCGAGGCCGGCAACATGCCGCTGCCGCCCAAGGTGCTGCGCAAGGGCATCACCGACATGGTCCGCATCAGCGACGCGCGCATGAGCGGCACCGCCTACGGCACCGTGGTGCTGCACACCGCGCCCGAGGCCGCGGCCGGCGGTCCGCTGGCGCTGGTGCAGGACGGCGACATCGTCGAGCTCGACGTGCCGAACCGCAAGCTGCACCTGCACGTGAGCGACGAGGAACTGGCGCGCCGGCGCGCCGCCTGGGTCGCGCCGAAGGCACCCCTCGATTCGGGCTACTGGAAGCTCTACGTCGACACCGTGCTGCAGGCCGACGAAGGCGCCGACCTCTCGTTCCTGCGCGGCCGCCGCGGCGCCTTCGTGCCGCGCGACAACCACTGATGGCGGCGATGACGGGTCCCTTGGTCGCGGTCGACTGGGGCACGAGCTCGCTGCGCGGCGCGCTGATCGCGGCCGACGGCACGGTGCGCGAGGAGCGCAGCGACGCGCGCGGCATCCTCGCGGTGCCGGCGGGCGGCTTCCCCGCGGTGTTCGAGCAGCTGTTCGGCGACT is from Variovorax paradoxus and encodes:
- a CDS encoding FadR family transcriptional regulator is translated as MIKNVHGNTVDRLGSDIVAGRYAPGAAIPPEPILCEELGVSRTVVRESIKSLIAKGLVTTGPKVGTRVQPPDQWNWFDADVIVWQTQAGLSIEFLRDLQDLRRVVEPAAVALAASRATPEDIADMEEAYAGMKQAIEFGGDYITPDLRFHQGLIRSSHNRMLVQMSRALGALLRTSFEISTTRKNGPASSLPLHRAVLDAVIARNPARAEKAVLVLIDGARQDIETVLASRRKIPRISRPATQLKAFAL
- a CDS encoding dihydroxy-acid dehydratase — encoded protein: MSTPPKKKNPEELRSQQWFGRHDRDGFIYRSWMKGKGVPHDQFDGRPVIGICNTFSELTPCNSHFRTLAEQVKIGVYEAGGFPLEFPVMSLGETLLRPTAMLYRNLASMDVEESIRGNPLDGVVLLMGCDKTTPALMMGAASVDLPTIGVSGGPMLSGKWRGQELGSGTGVWQMSEQVRAGTLKLQDFFEAESCMHRSHGHCMTMGTASTMASMVESLGIGLPGNAAFPAVDGRRNVLAREAGRRIVGMVHEDLNMSKILTRQAIENAIKVNAAIGGSTNFVIHLLAIAGRIGVELTLDDFDRLASELPCILNLQPSGQFLMEDFCYAGGLPVVIKEIADHLHKDILTVTGQSVWENVKHAENYNPQVIRTQAEPFKDKAGICVLRGNLAPNGAIIKPSAATPELLVHKGRAVVFESADDLHRRIDDENLDIDEHCVMVLKNCGPKGYPGMAEAGNMPLPPKVLRKGITDMVRISDARMSGTAYGTVVLHTAPEAAAGGPLALVQDGDIVELDVPNRKLHLHVSDEELARRRAAWVAPKAPLDSGYWKLYVDTVLQADEGADLSFLRGRRGAFVPRDNH